AAGTCAGACTTAAAAAGTCTTTTAAAACCACCTCCTATTCAGATTTATGCATCACAATTAAATCTTTCAATAGCAAAATTGGATAAGTATTTGAAATTATTTGACTTACCTTCATCAGACTTTTTACCAATAAGTTATCCGTTTATTTTAACAATGCCTATGCAAATACAATTATTTAGCCATCCTTCCATACTTATTAATCCATTAGGTTTCCTTCATGTTAGTAATCATATAACATTAAATAAACCTATCCCTAAAGATAGTGTTATGGAAGCCTTTTGTTATATAGATTCCACCCAATTAGCAAAAAAAGGTATTGAAATCACGGTAAAAATAGTAATTAAAGTAAATTCCGAACCATCATGGGAATGTAAAAGCACCTATCTTAAATTTTCGAAAAAATATAGAGATGAAGCGGGCAATGGAAAGAAACTATTTTCTTTTGAATCGTATGATAAATATGATGAAGAACATCATTGGTATGTATCGAGAAAAGACGCATTTTCATATGCTCGTGTCTCTGGAGATTACAATTTAATCCATCTTTCTAAAATATTTGCCCGTATTACAGGATTACCCAAACCTATTATTCATGGGATGTTTTCAATTGGAAAGTGTCTCCATTATTTAAAATTAAATAGTCCAGATAAATTGCATTTTTACCATATATTCAAAGGACCTATTCCCTTAAATTCTAACTGCATTCTATGTATAAAGAACCTTCCACATGGTAAAAGATTTGACTTGTTTGCCGAAAACAATCCACGTCCCTGCATTCAAGGAATATTATCAGAATCCCCACTCGAATAGTAAAATCTTATCTCATAATTTCTCTTTTACAAATTTAAAAAATTAAAGGCACAGGAAAATGTTTCCTGTGCCTGACTTTATCTCAACCAATATTTTTTACTATATGAACAACGGGGCTAACACCAAAGCAATAACGCACATTAACTTAATCAAAATATTAATAGAAGGTCCGGCAGTGTCTTTTAATGGGTCACCATAAGTATCACCGACAACTGCTGCTTTATGTGCTTCAGAACCTTTACCACCGAAATGACCTTCTTCGATGTATTTCTTTGCGTTATCCATGGCGCCACCACTGTTTGCCATTTGAATACCTAACATCACACCCGTTGTAATAGCACCGACAAGGAAACCTGCCAGAGCAGGGGCTCCTAAACCGAATCCAATAACAACAGGGATTACAATGGCTAAAATACCGGGGACCATCATACCTTTAATAGCGGACTGTGTAGCAATATCTACACATTTCTTGCTATCAGGCATAACATCTTCTTTACCTTCTTTTAGTCCCGGTATTTCTTTAAATTGCCGTCTTACTTCAGCGATTATCGCATAAGCATTTTTACTTACAGCCCCGAATAATAACGAGCAAAAGACGAAAGGTATCATACCTCCAATCAAGCATCCTGCAAGGATTTTCGGGTCAATCAAGGATACTTTTGAAGGGTCTAATTTAGCAGATAACATAAACGCACTTAATAAACCAATAGCTGCAAATGCAGCACTACCAATAGCGAAACCTTTCCCGATAGCGGCTGTAGTATTTCCGACAGCATCTAAGTTATCTGTAATTTTACGGACACTGGGGTCAAGGCCTGACATTTCCGCAATACCACCTGCATTGTCTGCGATGGGTCCATAAGCATCTACGGATAAAACCATTCCTGTTGTTGCAAGCATACCTAAGGAAGCAAGGGCTACACCATACATACCACCCACTTTGTATGCAAGGATAACAGCAAGAGCAAGAACAACCGTAGGAATAGCAGTGCTTAACATACCTATAGAAGTTCCACCGACCACTGCAACAGCCGGACCAGATTGTGCTTCTTCTGCTAATTTCTGGACAGGTTTATATTTCCCAGAGGTAAAATATTCACTTGTAAATCCAACAATAACTCCTGAAATAATACCGAGAATACACGCTATTGGAGGTCCCCACCATTGATATGAAGTTCCATCTAATGTAAATTTTGTTCCAATCATATAACCCAATAAAAGAACACCGATAATTGTAAGTCCAGCACTTACATAGGTTCCCCACATCAAGGCACTTTGAGGGTCATTTTTAGCAAAGAATTTAACATAAAACACACCTATAACAGAGGCAACAATACCAACTGCTGCGGTAAGGAATGGGAACGAAGTAACATACATCGATTCACTCGCAGAGGCTTTAATAGTAATTATACTTGCTACCGCTAAACTCGCAATGATTGATTCAACATACGATTCTAATAAGTCGGCACCCAAACCGGCAACATCGCCTACATTATCACCCACATTATCTGCGATAACCGCAGGATTACGTGGGTCATCTTCAGGAATACCTGCTTCTACTTTACCGACAAGGTCAGCACCCATATCCGCACCTTTGGTATAAATACCACCACCAGACCGTGCAAAAAGTGCTACTAATGAGGCACCCATTGCATATCCATTAACAATTTGTGCTTGTCCATTAAATAATTTGTAAACGACAACTAAAAGAAAGGTCGCAATCCCAACTACACCTAATCCCATAACGGAACCACCACTGACAGCCACATCAATAGCCGCTTTTACGCCACCGGCACGAGCCGCTTCTGTGGTTCTGGCATTGGAACGGGTAGCAATAAACATACCTAAGAAACCCGCCATTGCACTGGCTACCGCACCTATGATAAATGCGATAGAAGTTTTCCACCCTAATGGCAAATCGGGTCTCATCTCACCCACAATGGCAATTAATACCGCTATTATCAACACAGTAGCCATCACATAGCGATATTCGCGTAACAGGAAAGCGAGGGCACCTTCCTGAACCGCTTTTGAAATTCGCGCCATTTTTTCATTGCCCTGTGATTTTGTCAGTACATACTGAATCATATAGGCAACGACTAACAATGCAAGAACTGACGCCGCTCCTGCAATTTTTAAATAACCTAATCCCATCATACAATATACTCCTTTCATCGTTTGTGTTTTTGTTTATACTTTATCTACGTTCTTTAAAAGACTTTCCTACTTTATCTCTATATTTTTCTTCATCCTTTTTTATTACTTTTTTATTATTTAGTGTCATTTGGTAAAGAGCCATCGCATTCTGGGCTGCATTATGAGATGCTATCTTCTTTGACTTACCTTCTCCAAAAGCAATCGGCTCATTATTTATAAAAACAACGACCTTAAATAATTTCTGATGTTCGGGTCCTTCTTCTTCAATAACCCTGTATTCAGGATTAGAAAAGTGATATTTATGACAGAATTCTTGAAGAACCGTTTTTGAATCTTTCTGCACCTCCAAAACCTTTTCTAACTGACTACGAAAAATTTTGTAAATAAACTTTTTAACCCGTGCCCAGCCTTGATCAATATATAAAGCTCCAACAAATGCCTCTAATGCATCTTCAAGGATAGAATCCTTATTTCTCCCACCTGAAGATTCTTCTCCCTTACTCATCAGGATAATATCCGAAAGTTTAATCTCTCTGGCTATATTACTTAAGGATTGACTTTTAATAATTGCAGTGTGCATCAAAGTCAATTCACCAGGAGATGAATTGGGTTTTAGTTTATAAATATATTCTGCAATTGCTAATCCCAAAACGGCATCACCTAAAAATTCTAATGATTCAAACATACATCTACCTGATAGATTTTTATTTGCATATAAAGAACTATGTGTAAGTGCCATCTTAAATAAGTTTACATCCTTGGGTTTGAATCTCAATTTTCTTGCCCAAGATAAAAATAAAGATTCCCAATTACCCTCGTTCTCTATTTCCATAATATTAATACTTATGAGATTAAAAACATAACTTCTATATTTTATCAGATTTAGATACACATATCCAACTTGGAAAACGAATACAAAATAAAATTGCCTGTGAATATCTATTCACAGGCAATTTACTTAACGTAAGATATATAACTTTTACTTCATTCTGGATTGAACATATCTAATCGCATCACCTACTGTAATAATCTGATTAGCATCATCATCCAATTGGATGTTAAATTCTTCTTCCAGTGTCATTAATAATTCAGTCAAATCGAGCGAATCCGCTCCAAGGTCTTCTATGAAACGCGCCTCATCCGTGACCTCGTCAAGTGAACGGTTCAAACGGTTGGCGATAATTTCCTTTATCTTACCAATCAAAATAGTTGTATCCGCCATCCTTACACCTCCTTTCATACTCTTTTAAGTTAAATAGGTTTAATCATAAATGCCCGTAACTATTCTAACATGGATATATGTTAAATGTCAAACATTTTAGTTTCTAACAATAATAATATTCATCACCTATTTGAACCTCAAATAAACAAAAAGGTTTCATTAAAATTCTGCTGATTGCTCGTTATTTTGTGTTATAACCGACTCTTATAAAACAATTAGGAGAGAGAGGTTGCATATTCACTTATTATTTAGTATTATTGTAATAACAAATTTAATTTAAACCCTCAAAAAATAAGGAGAATTTTATGAGCAATTTCAAATTAGGGTTTATCGGTGCAGGTTTTATTGCCCGTTTTCAGACAAAAGCATTACAAAGCGTTCGCGATGTTGAACTTGCTGGAGTTTATGCATTAAAAGGTGCCTCTGAACTTTCTACATTATCAAAAAGACTCGGAGTCGGAGATTGTAAAGTATATAAAAATATAAAAGACCTCTGCTTTAATGCAGATGCGGTGGCTATTTTTGCCCCCAATTTTGCAAGGTTAGAAATTATGGGCAACATTGCCGAAGCTGTAAAAGCGGGCGCACCCATTAAAGGAATTATCTGCGAAAAACCATTAGGAAGAACGGTCAAAGAGGCTGTGGAGTTAGTATCTATTGCTAAATCAACCAAATTACCGACTGCTTACTTTGAAAATCAACTACATATGAAAGCAATCCGTAGTCAAAAATCACAATTAGCCCATGTAGAATCTGTAATGGGACCTATTGCCTTAGCACGTTCATCTGAAGAACATTCTGGACCTCATGAAGGATGGTTCTGGGACCCAACAAGACAGGGTGGTGGTGTCCTTTGTGATATGGGTTGTCACAGCATTGCTTGCTGTTGGTATGTTTTAACACCTCAAGGAAAACCTGTTACATATCTTAAACCCATTAGCGTCTCCGCAGAGGTAGGTTTACTTAAATGGGGTTTGCCTTATTGGCGTAAACAATTACTAAAAAAGACAGGCGTTGATTACAGCAAAACACCTGGCGAAGATTTTGCAACAGGCATTATTACCTTCCAAAATCCAAAAACAGGTCAATTAGTTAAAGGGCAATTTACGAATTCCTGGATGTATGACAAACAAGGGTTAAGACTTATGATGGACGGTTTAGGTCCAGGATATGCTTTTGAATTTAATTCACAAATGTCATCTTTGCAAGTATTCATTGGAGACTCTGCAGCAGAAGCAGTGGCAGATGCAGAATCAGCCCTTGAAAAATCCACTGCAAGCCGAGGCCTATTAATTGTAGAACCCAATGAACCCGACTTATACGGATATGTAGACGAAATTTGTGACGCTGTAAATGCATTTCAAAAAGGAAAGGACGCCTTCTTAAATTTCGAGTATGGATTAGAAATAACTAAGCTTTGCCAAGCGGCCTATATGTCTGCAGAACAAAAACGAGTCATCGACCTTACAGATAAAAATACCCAAAAAGACCTACAAAATTACGTCTCACTTATCGCACAGGGAAAAGGTAAAGAAGTGTTACCTATCATTGATTAAAATATTTCTTATTTAATCACTAACTCTAAAAATAATAATTTAAAAAATTATCGATATAAGACATCAACATACAACCCAATAAGTAATAGAAGATTTACATTTTTTTGTGTTCATTCGTTTGTTACGAATAAAGCTATATATCCAAAGTTTACAAATGTTTTTAACATTGATAAACAAATCGTAGTTTAGTTCCATATATTCCTAAAATCCTTACAAAGATGTAATTTAAACTACAAATAAAAACAGGCATTCAACAGTGAGGATGTATCTATTTAATAGTTGAAATGTTAAGAAATTGATTGTTTATAATATAACTGTTAGGTGTCAAACTATTGTTAATTTATAAAGGATATGTTATGGTCAAGGCACGTACGGGAAAAGTGAATATCATATTATGTCTTGGTGCACGGTTTATATTGTGGTGTTTAGGTTGGAAAGCTCAAGGTCCTCCACCTCCCTATCCAAAATATGTCGCTATTTTTGCACCACATACATCAAATTGGGATGGTATTGTAGGAA
This is a stretch of genomic DNA from Candidatus Hydrogenedens sp.. It encodes these proteins:
- a CDS encoding MaoC/PaaZ C-terminal domain-containing protein, whose protein sequence is METIHLYNFNPTLKLFLLMRKKSDLKSLLKPPPIQIYASQLNLSIAKLDKYLKLFDLPSSDFLPISYPFILTMPMQIQLFSHPSILINPLGFLHVSNHITLNKPIPKDSVMEAFCYIDSTQLAKKGIEITVKIVIKVNSEPSWECKSTYLKFSKKYRDEAGNGKKLFSFESYDKYDEEHHWYVSRKDAFSYARVSGDYNLIHLSKIFARITGLPKPIIHGMFSIGKCLHYLKLNSPDKLHFYHIFKGPIPLNSNCILCIKNLPHGKRFDLFAENNPRPCIQGILSESPLE
- a CDS encoding sodium-translocating pyrophosphatase; translated protein: MMGLGYLKIAGAASVLALLVVAYMIQYVLTKSQGNEKMARISKAVQEGALAFLLREYRYVMATVLIIAVLIAIVGEMRPDLPLGWKTSIAFIIGAVASAMAGFLGMFIATRSNARTTEAARAGGVKAAIDVAVSGGSVMGLGVVGIATFLLVVVYKLFNGQAQIVNGYAMGASLVALFARSGGGIYTKGADMGADLVGKVEAGIPEDDPRNPAVIADNVGDNVGDVAGLGADLLESYVESIIASLAVASIITIKASASESMYVTSFPFLTAAVGIVASVIGVFYVKFFAKNDPQSALMWGTYVSAGLTIIGVLLLGYMIGTKFTLDGTSYQWWGPPIACILGIISGVIVGFTSEYFTSGKYKPVQKLAEEAQSGPAVAVVGGTSIGMLSTAIPTVVLALAVILAYKVGGMYGVALASLGMLATTGMVLSVDAYGPIADNAGGIAEMSGLDPSVRKITDNLDAVGNTTAAIGKGFAIGSAAFAAIGLLSAFMLSAKLDPSKVSLIDPKILAGCLIGGMIPFVFCSLLFGAVSKNAYAIIAEVRRQFKEIPGLKEGKEDVMPDSKKCVDIATQSAIKGMMVPGILAIVIPVVIGFGLGAPALAGFLVGAITTGVMLGIQMANSGGAMDNAKKYIEEGHFGGKGSEAHKAAVVGDTYGDPLKDTAGPSINILIKLMCVIALVLAPLFI
- the rnc gene encoding ribonuclease III; amino-acid sequence: MEIENEGNWESLFLSWARKLRFKPKDVNLFKMALTHSSLYANKNLSGRCMFESLEFLGDAVLGLAIAEYIYKLKPNSSPGELTLMHTAIIKSQSLSNIAREIKLSDIILMSKGEESSGGRNKDSILEDALEAFVGALYIDQGWARVKKFIYKIFRSQLEKVLEVQKDSKTVLQEFCHKYHFSNPEYRVIEEEGPEHQKLFKVVVFINNEPIAFGEGKSKKIASHNAAQNAMALYQMTLNNKKVIKKDEEKYRDKVGKSFKERR
- the acpP gene encoding acyl carrier protein; amino-acid sequence: MADTTILIGKIKEIIANRLNRSLDEVTDEARFIEDLGADSLDLTELLMTLEEEFNIQLDDDANQIITVGDAIRYVQSRMK
- a CDS encoding Gfo/Idh/MocA family oxidoreductase yields the protein MSNFKLGFIGAGFIARFQTKALQSVRDVELAGVYALKGASELSTLSKRLGVGDCKVYKNIKDLCFNADAVAIFAPNFARLEIMGNIAEAVKAGAPIKGIICEKPLGRTVKEAVELVSIAKSTKLPTAYFENQLHMKAIRSQKSQLAHVESVMGPIALARSSEEHSGPHEGWFWDPTRQGGGVLCDMGCHSIACCWYVLTPQGKPVTYLKPISVSAEVGLLKWGLPYWRKQLLKKTGVDYSKTPGEDFATGIITFQNPKTGQLVKGQFTNSWMYDKQGLRLMMDGLGPGYAFEFNSQMSSLQVFIGDSAAEAVADAESALEKSTASRGLLIVEPNEPDLYGYVDEICDAVNAFQKGKDAFLNFEYGLEITKLCQAAYMSAEQKRVIDLTDKNTQKDLQNYVSLIAQGKGKEVLPIID